One stretch of Cheilinus undulatus linkage group 5, ASM1832078v1, whole genome shotgun sequence DNA includes these proteins:
- the rab11fip1a gene encoding rab11 family-interacting protein 1 isoform X1: MSLADQSQQWFPTSVQVTVHQARNLRAKGKNGSNDAYAIIQVAKDKFSTSVAEKSVAPVWKEEASFDLPLFHPGNAERCTLYIIVMHRAQVGLDKFLGQAVVNLLDLHDNNTRKKTDWFKLVDKTGKEDKARGEVLLDIIFLRNNMSASMFDLSMQDKPRSRISKLKDKVRGKKKDGFSDSASAIVPSVSQVLTDSEGEPDAQSLNQFPGTKKKSKLKTLFAPKSNLQRNISQSMSTLGTLPEKNSSLSGSRSSGLNVDSPEGKKKFKFLGHKRSGSSDSKVSQGPFSLLGRNKQSNSDLNNLCINGSHVYTEEESKSGSTLSLNSSGRGSVEDVRKFTEVPVDVPVPSLQIESSERSMMEQRRHLEEEERRQAEEKRLAEAKRLEEEEKYKAAAKRLQEEEERRLQEEQERKRRFLEDEARRKKQEEEKERRRKEEELRMREAAEKQKLEEESRKADEQKQQEEASMTERLSSLFGIIKKKEEKKEEVPPFIKEELPPTLHADSDTPLSHRSTNPFEDIPLSSDPRVSMNESPADLQKSNHNPQPPSAMVFLNRTAKVSAVKPRSSQSLESEPTDSQSPSQLSHSPVSTESTLSSVPSESPDTTNLHLSLDPLKLSESPPGSPRGSTEDLSSGGSSPTMAEKKKRAPLPPPQPALGTQVPAREFNNPAYVDVDRPQQGNKPSLPLPDYDTLFPQKRHGVQGQTRWDHIIAEVNQRNRDSLPECVGPEMSVDGPEEPKTRPSQIQERPAMDLYKTHETKPVSTKKAAAPAPPKSVAPAPLQSESSQRRSQTTALQPPIRPNPSPVPLPINNDIYSREGLPVKPRDGVRKVLHPSPAAVNLTRPTSQTDRDITQDDQRQTQVGVNKEPPTAKPRQRAAGKESGKEDDSAVVSVIPDKNLSSNIQTSSNLSQDLKESFAEFDPFPSTELITKDPWAPPEKSKASDVFGSSVQKDSRLEDCGITPEDLDNIFSTESPTDPFSNFNGSGSERRTENREKDDISPNFLRSGSSRRKQTPSPLSYLDNKTSKSRQEPAYDTTMTTANGGLNTKDESSTSKAQADVKPPTSRYRGDEAFGADPFTLTSSQPLPVVMEEPASQAGGVSGGKAPVRVWISPSEVQPVSAQNSNGGGLALSARRPHPVKPLSSAESPAVKDLKARETTAGKIQVGDSVESGPYTQLTQEELITLVVKQQTDLSKKDAKIVELEEYIDNLLVRVIEEKPTILQSLQSAKPV, translated from the exons TTGGTTCAAGCTGGTGGACAAAACTGGAAAAGAGGACAAGGCACGTGGGGAGGTGCTGCTGGATATCATCTTTTTGAGAAACAACATGTCAGCGAGCATGTTTGACCTTTCTATGCAGGACAAACCGCGCTCCCGCATCTCCAAGCTGAAGGACAAAGTCcgtggaaagaaaaaggacggtTTCTCCGACTCTGCTTCAGCCATAGTTCCCTCTGTCAGCCAGGTCCTCACCGACAGTGAAGGAGAGCCTGACGCACAGTCACTCAATCAGTTCCCAGGAACCAAAAAGAAATCTAAGCTCAAAACACTCTTTGCTCCTAAATCAAACTTGCAGCGAAACATCTCTCAGTCCATGTCAACTCTTGGAACTCTTCCTGAGAAGAATTCATCACTCAGCGGCAGCCGCTCATCTGGTCTCAATGTCGACTCCCCTGAAG gaaaaaagaaattcaaattccTGGGACACAAGCGATCAGGCAGCTCTGACAGCAAGGTGTCCCAGGGTCCTTTCTCCTTACTAGGTCGCAACAAGCAGAGCAACAGTGACCTAAACAACCTGTGCATCAATGGCAGCCATGTTTACACCGAGGAGGAGTCCAAGAGTGGATCTACTCTCAGTCTGAACAGCTCAGGCCGGGGATCTGTGGAGGACGTTCGCAAATTCACTGAAGTCCCTGTAGATGTTCCTGTCCCCTCTCTACAGATAGAATCCTCAGAGAGGTCAATGATGGAGCAACGGCGCCAtctagaggaggaggagagaagacaGGCAGAGGAGAAGCGCCTGGCAGAGGCCAAGAggctggaggaagaggagaaataCAAGGCAGCAGCCAAAAGACttcaggaggaagaggagcgcagactacaggaagagcaggagaggaagagacGATTCTTGGAGGATGAGGCAAGGAGGAAGAAacaggaggaagagaaagagaggaggaggaaagaggaagaaCTCAGAATGCGggaagcagcagaaaaacagaagcTTGAAGAGGAGAGTCGTAAAGCTGATGAGCAGAAACAACAGGAGGAGGCCTCCATGACAGAGAGACTCTCCTCTCTGTTTGGAATCAtcaagaagaaggaggagaagaaggaggaagtCCCACCATTCATTAAAGAGGAGCTGCCACCAACCCTGCATGCTGACTCTGATACACCACTGTCCCACCGCTCCACTAACCCCTTTGAGGACATCCCCCTCAGCTCAGATCCTCGAGTCAGCATGAATGAAAGTCCAGCTGATCTTCAGAAGTCCAACCATAACCCACAGCCTCCCTCTGCTATGGTCTTTCTGAACCGCACCGCTAAAGTGTCTGCAGTCAAACCCAG ATCATCTCAGTCTCTGGAGTCTGAACCTACTGACTCCCAATCCCCAAGTCAGCTGAGCCATTCCCCAGTCTCCACTGAGTCCACCCTCTCTAGTGTCCCATCTGAGTCCCCTGACACTACCAACCTCCACTTGTCCTTGGATCCTCTGAAATTAAGTGAAAGCCCGCCTGGTTCTCCTCGTGGCAGCACAGAGGATTTGTCCTCTGGGGGATCTTCACCCACTAtggcagaaaagaagaaaagagccCCTCTGCCTCCCCCACAGCCCGCACTTGGGACCCAAGTGCCTGCTAGAGAGTTCAACAATCCTGCATATGTAGATGTAGATAGACCACAGCAAGGTAACAAGCCAAGTCTACCACTTCCTGATTATGACACACTTTTTCCTCAGAAGAGACACGGAGTGCAAGGCCAAACTCGATGGGACCACATCATTGCAGAGGTcaatcagagaaacagagaCTCTTTGCCTGAGTGTGTGGGTCCAGAAATGAGTGTGGATGGCCCAGAGGAGCCTAAAACCAGGCCATCACAAATACAGGAGAGACCTGCTATGGATCTTTATAAAACTCATGAGACCAAACCTGTGTCtacaaaaaaagcagcagctccAGCGCCCCCAAAGTCAGTGGCACCTGCACCTCTGCAATCAGAGTCAAGTCAAAGACGGAGCCAGACTACAGCTCTCCAACCTCCAATCAGGCCTAACCCATCTCCAGTTCCTTTACCtataaataatgacatttacAGCAGGGAAGGTCTCCCCGTGAAGCCCAGGGATGGAGTAAGGAAGGTGTTACACCCTTCACCTGCAGCAGTGAATTTAACTAGACCAACCAGCCAAACAGACCGAGATATAACACAAGATGATCAAAGACAAACACAAGTCGGTGTGAACAAAGAGCCACCCACTGCAAAACCCAGGCAGAGAGCTGCTGGCAAAGAATCTGGGAAAGAAGACGACTCAGCTGTTGTGTCAGTAATCCCTGACAAAAACTTGAGCAGTAATATCCAGACTAGCTCTAATCTAAGCCAAGATTTAAAGGAGAGCTTTGCAGAGTTTGACCCATTTCCTAGTACTGAGCTCATCACCAAAGACCCATGGGCACCGCCGGAAAAGAGCAAAGCTTCAGAtgtttttggcagcagtgtcCAAAAAGACTCCAGACTTGAAGATTGTGGCATAACACCAGAAGATCTTGATAACATTTTTAGTACAGAGAGCCCAACAGATCCATTTTCTAATTTCAATGGCAGTGGTTCAGAAAGACGAACTGAGAACAGGGAAAAAGATGACATCAGTCCTAATTTCCTAAGAAGCGGTTCCAGCCGTCGGAAACAGACCCCTTCTCCCCTGTCTTACTTGGATAATAAGACTTCCAAATCTCGACAAGAACCCGCATATGACACGACCATGACAACAGCTAATGGAGGCCTCAACACAAAAGATGAGTCCTCAACATCAAAGGCTCAGGCTGATGTGAAACCACCGACCTCCCGTTACAGAGGAGACGAGGCTTTTGGAGCGGACCCTTTTACCCTAACCTCCTCGCAGCCCCTCCCTGTAGTCATGGAGGAGCCAGCATCGCAGGCAGGAGGTGTGTCAGGGGGGAAGGCACCAGTGAGAGTGTGGATCTCACCCTCTGAGGTTCAGCCTGTCAGTGCTCAGAATAGCAATGGAGGTGGGCTAGCCTTATCTGCACGCAG ACCTCATCCTGTGAAGCCCTTGAGCTCAGCTGAGAGCCCCGCTGTGAAAGACCTAAAGGCCCGTGAGACTACAGCAGGGAAGATTCAG GTGGGAGACTCTGTAGAAAGCGGACCGTACACTCAGCTGACACAGGAGGAGCTGATCACACTGGTGGTGAAGCAGCAGACCGACCTGTCCAAGAAGGACGCTAAGATCGTAGAGCTGGAGGAGTACATTGACAACCTGCTTGTCCGTGTCATTGAGGAGAAACCCACAATCCTGCAGTCTCTCCAGTCTGCAAAGCCTGTGTAA
- the prlhr2a gene encoding LOW QUALITY PROTEIN: prolactin releasing hormone receptor 2a (The sequence of the model RefSeq protein was modified relative to this genomic sequence to represent the inferred CDS: deleted 1 base in 1 codon; substituted 1 base at 1 genomic stop codon), protein MYVNHCFSFPGXQQPSGMEDTGSSWSAELTTPCTMLHELNGNDSGQVFEVALQNTSSKRSSPQFVGVELLQSFKLLIIPCYTLVALVGVFGNYLLLYVICRTRKMHNVTNFFIGNLAFSDMLMCATCVPFTLAYAFNPHGWVFGRFMCYLVYLIQPVTVYVSVFTLTAIGVDRYYATVHPLKKRISVLACTYLLSGIWLLSCGLVAPAVAHTYHVEFKNEGFTICEEFWMGQERERLAYAYSTLFITYVLPLSALCISYLCISVKLRNCVVPGHHTQSQAEAQRMRKRKTFRLVSLVVAAFGICWMPISVFNVLRDIDIDLIDKRYFLLIQLLCHLCAMSSSCCNPFLYAWLHDRFRAELRKMFTCRRRIGISANNCATASVVL, encoded by the exons ATGTATGTTAATCATTGCTTCTCCTTTCCAGGTTGACAGCAGCCCTCC GGGATGGaagacacaggcagcagctggtCAGCAGAGCTCACCACTCCCTGCACCATGCTGCACGAGCTGAACGGTAACGACAGCGGTCAGGTGTTCGAGGTGGCTCTACAGAACACCTCCTCTAAGCGCAGCAGCCCTCAGTTTGTTGGCGTAGAGCTGCTGCAGTCCTTCAAGCTGCTCATCATCCCCTGCTACACCCTGGTGGCTCTGGTGGGCGTGTTCGGAAACTACCTGCTCCTCTATGTCATCTGCCGCACGCGCAAGATGCACAACGTCACCAACTTCTTTATCGGGAACCTGGCCTTCTCTGACATGCTGATGTGCGCCACGTGTGTGCCCTTCACGCTGGCCTACGCTTTCAACCCCCACGGCTGGGTGTTTGGCCGCTTCATGTGCTACCTGGTGTACCTGATCCAGCCTGTGACGGTTTATGTGTCTGTCTTCACACTCACGGCTATCGGTGTGGACAG ATACTACGCCACGGTTCATCCTCTAAAAAAGCGCATCTCCGTCTTGGCGTGCACCTACCTCCTGTCCGGGATCTGGCTTTTGTCATGCGGTCTGGTGGCCCCGGCTGTGGCTCACACGTACCACGTGGAGTTTAAAAACGAAGGCTTCACTATCTGCGAGGAGTTCTGGATGGGCCAGGAGAGGGAGAGGCTAGCGTACGCGTACAGCACCCTCTTCATCACCTACGTCCTGCCTCTGTCGGCGCTCTGCATCTCCTACCTGTGCATCTCCGTCAAACTGAGGAACTGTGTCGTACCAGGACACCACACGCAGAGCCAGGCGGAAGCCCAGCGCATGAGGAAACGCAAGACCTTCCGATTGGTGAGCCTGGTGGTGGCGGCATTTGGCATCTGCTGGATGCCCATCAGCGTGTTCAACGTGCTGCGAGATATTGACATCGACCTGATCGATAAGCGCTACTTCTTGCTCATCCAGCTGCTCTGCCATCTGTGTGCCATGAGCTCCTCCTGCTGTAACCCTTTCCTCTACGCCTGGCTGCATGACCGCTTTCGTGCCGAGCTCCGAAAAATGTTCACCTGCCGCCGTCGAATCGGGATCTCGGCGAATAACTGTGCAACAGCCAGCGTGGTTCTGTGA